The Daucus carota subsp. sativus chromosome 7, DH1 v3.0, whole genome shotgun sequence genome window below encodes:
- the LOC108193481 gene encoding protein MEI2-like 4 isoform X4, which translates to MDLYALPPSSYFSERQVGFWKTDSMPESYGLKGEGMSQAAGKNLFASSPLDYRMFADSSLVTLSPSDALHGHFVPATSEYEEEEPFESPEEIEAQTIGNLLPNDDELLLGVTDGFDYITRPGNGDDIEDLDFFSSGGGLDLGEKQISCDISTARLGGSSNSIAEENPSRTLFVRNININVEDIELRAVFGQYGDIRSLYTACKHRGFVMISYYDLRAAQNAMNALQNKPLMHKKLDIHFSIPKGNPSEEDSNQGTLAISKLDFAVTNDELRKLFSVYGDIKEIRDVPHRCHHKLIDFYDVRAAEAAHHALSRRELAGKPELTHPDGNTRFMQSFRELEQDYISPYLQQSSSFDVNTGFGLASHGQITSFSMENSNRLGVNYSTGSPVSQYQDIAFQHGVSSSVPSNLPSAIRAELLGLQSSITDSGHLLSKRSLEIPSAPIFHPHSLPDHPDESVVFSSTGSESYVPPLPHHYMWNNSSMLHSVGFGNNDISQHMWSNSPSNLNGIFSPQHLQKMHTFHRPPNHMLNTNLPISSNQVGSAPSVDPSLWDRRPVYAGESPDASYFQPGPFGNMRNNSNSLHPLEFVSPDIFPGFGGNCFDLPIASKVLQSPQQSSMMFLSSGQMYPRMSPFNSSHERMKGRRNEGVSNQADSKKQYELDIDRIIRGEDKRTTLMIKNIPNKYTSKMLLAAIDEHHRGTYDFIYLPIDFKNKCNVGYAFINMTDPSLIIPFSQAFNGKKWEKFNSEKVASLAYARIQGKASLIAHFQNSSLMNEDKRCRPILFNTEGPNAGDQVPFPMGVSVRSKSTKNRTGTTDENHLETSAYSSNGEESSRDSSSRSSRNAD; encoded by the exons ATGGACCTCTATGCTTTGCCTCCGTCATCATATTTTTCTGAG CGACAAGTTGGCTTCTGGAAGACGGATAGCATGCCTGAAAGCTACG GCTTAAAAGGAGAAGGAATGTCACAAGCAGCAGGGAAAAATCTATTtgcttcatcaccactggactATCGAATGTTTGCGGATTCTTCTTTGG TGACATTGTCACCCAGTGATGCTCTACACGGCCATTTTGTTCCTGCTACTTCCGAGTACGAAGAAGAGGAACCATTTGAGTCACCAGAAGAAATTGAAGCCCAAACCATTGGGAATCTTCTTCCTAATGACGATGAATTGCTTCTGGGGGTGACCGATGGTTTTGACTATATCACTCGACCTGGTAATGGAGATGATATAGAAGATTTGGACTTCTTCAGTAGTGGTGGAGGGTTGGACTTGGGAGAAAAACAAATAAGTTGTGACATTTCAACTGCCAGGTTGGGGGGATCAAGTAATTCTATTGCTGAGGAAAACCCATCTAGAACACTATTCGTgagaaatattaatatcaatgtTGAAGATATTGAATTGCGAGCTGTTTTTGGT CAATATGGAGACATTCGCAGTCTCTATACAGCTTGCAAACATCGAGGCTTTGTTATGATATCATATTATGATCTACGAGCAGCCCAAAATGCTATGAACGCACTTCAAAACAAGCCACTGATGCATAAAAAGCTTGACATACATTTCTCGATTCCAAAG GGCAACCCTTCTGAGGAAGATAGCAATCAAGGTACCCTTGCAATTTCTAAGCTTGATTTTGCTGTGACAAATGATGAACTCCGAAAACTGTTTAGTGTATATGGAGACATCAAGGAG ATTCGTGATGTTCCTCATAGGTGTCATCACAAATTAATAGATTTCTATGATGTTAGAGCCGCTGAGGCTGCTCATCATGCATTAAGCAGAAGAGAATTAGCAGGGAAGCCTGAACTAACACATCCTGATGGTAATACGCG TTTTATGCAGTCATTTCGTGAGCTCGAGCAAGATTATATCAGTCCATATCTGCAACAAAGTAGTTCCTTTGATGTGAATACAGGTTTTG GACTAGCTTCACATGGGCAAATAACATCTTTTAGTATGGAGAACAGCAATAGACTGGGTGTTAACTATTCAACGGGATCCCCGGTTAGTCAATACCAAGATATTGCATTTCAACATGGGGTATCGTCCAGTGTTCCAAGCAACTTACCCTCTGCTATCAGAGCGGAATTACTCGGACTACAGTCCAGCATTACTGACTCTGGTCACTTGTTGAGCAAGAGAAGCTTAGAAATTCCAAGTGCACCAATTTTCCATCCACATTCCCTTCCAGACCACCCTGATGAATCTG TAGTTTTTTCATCTACTGGAAGTGAGAGCTATGTCCCTCCTCTACCACATCATTATATGTGGAATAATTCATCTATGCTTCACAGCGTTGGGTTCGGCAATAATGATATCTCCCAACATATGTGGTCCAATTCCCCATCAAATCTTAATGGGATCTTTTCTCCTCAGCACTTGCAAAAAATGCACACATTTCATAGACCACCGAATCATATGTTGAATACAAATTTACCTATAAGTAGCAATCAGGTGGGATCGGCTCCATCTGTTGATCCTTCTCTTTGGGACAGAAGGCCTGTTTATGCAGGGGAATCCCCTGATGCTTCATATTTTCAACCAGGACCTTTTGGAAATATGAGAAATAACAGCAACTCACTGCATCCTCTAGAATTTGTTTCTCCAGACATCTTTCCGGGTTTTGGCGGGAATTGTTTCGATCTGCCAATTGCTTCAAAAGTACTGCAATCACCACAGCAGAGCTCTATGATGTTTCTCAGCAGTGGTCAAATGTATCCTCGAATGAGTCCATTTAATTCTTCTCATGAACGAATGAAGGGCCGTCGAAATGAGGGAGTTTCCAATCAGGCTGACAGTAAGAAACAGTACGAGCTTGACATTGACCGCATAATCCGTGGTGAAGACAAGCGTACAACACTTATGATCAAGAACATTCCCAAcaa ATATACTTCAAAAATGCTCTTGGCTGCAATAGATGAGCATCATCGGGGGACTTATGATTTTATCTACTTGCCCATTGATTTTAAG AATAAATGCAATGTGGGCTATGCATTTATAAACATGACCGATCCTTCCTTGATAATCCCATTCTCTCAG GCATTCAATGGGAAGAAATGGGAAAAATTCAACAGTGAAAAGGTGGCATCATTAGCTTATGCGCGCATACAGGGAAAAGCTTCCCTTATTGCCCACTTTCAGAATTCAAGCTTAATGAATGAGGATAAGCGCTGCCGGCCAATTCTTTTTAATACTGAAGGACCTAATGCAGGTGATCAG GTGCCATTTCCTATGGGCGTGAGTGTTCGTTCCAAATCTACCAAAAACAGAACTGGCACAACCGATGAAAATCATTTAGAAACCTCAGCGTACTCAAGCAACGGAGAGGAATCAAGCAGGGACTCTTCTTCACGTTCCTCAAGAAACGCGGATTAA
- the LOC108193481 gene encoding protein MEI2-like 4 isoform X1: MDLYALPPSSYFSERQVGFWKTDSMPESYVSSGLKGEGMSQAAGKNLFASSPLDYRMFADSSLVTLSPSDALHGHFVPATSEYEEEEPFESPEEIEAQTIGNLLPNDDELLLGVTDGFDYITRPGNGDDIEDLDFFSSGGGLDLGEKQISCDISTARLGGSSNSIAEENPSRTLFVRNININVEDIELRAVFGQYGDIRSLYTACKHRGFVMISYYDLRAAQNAMNALQNKPLMHKKLDIHFSIPKGNPSEEDSNQGTLAISKLDFAVTNDELRKLFSVYGDIKEIRDVPHRCHHKLIDFYDVRAAEAAHHALSRRELAGKPELTHPDGNTRFMQSFRELEQDYISPYLQQSSSFDVNTGFGLASHGQITSFSMENSNRLGVNYSTGSPVSQYQDIAFQHGVSSSVPSNLPSAIRAELLGLQSSITDSGHLLSKRSLEIPSAPIFHPHSLPDHPDESVVFSSTGSESYVPPLPHHYMWNNSSMLHSVGFGNNDISQHMWSNSPSNLNGIFSPQHLQKMHTFHRPPNHMLNTNLPISSNQVGSAPSVDPSLWDRRPVYAGESPDASYFQPGPFGNMRNNSNSLHPLEFVSPDIFPGFGGNCFDLPIASKVLQSPQQSSMMFLSSGQMYPRMSPFNSSHERMKGRRNEGVSNQADSKKQYELDIDRIIRGEDKRTTLMIKNIPNKYTSKMLLAAIDEHHRGTYDFIYLPIDFKNKCNVGYAFINMTDPSLIIPFSQAFNGKKWEKFNSEKVASLAYARIQGKASLIAHFQNSSLMNEDKRCRPILFNTEGPNAGDQVPFPMGVSVRSKSTKNRTGTTDENHLETSAYSSNGEESSRDSSSRSSRNAD; the protein is encoded by the exons ATGGACCTCTATGCTTTGCCTCCGTCATCATATTTTTCTGAG CGACAAGTTGGCTTCTGGAAGACGGATAGCATGCCTGAAAGCTACG TTTCATCAGGCTTAAAAGGAGAAGGAATGTCACAAGCAGCAGGGAAAAATCTATTtgcttcatcaccactggactATCGAATGTTTGCGGATTCTTCTTTGG TGACATTGTCACCCAGTGATGCTCTACACGGCCATTTTGTTCCTGCTACTTCCGAGTACGAAGAAGAGGAACCATTTGAGTCACCAGAAGAAATTGAAGCCCAAACCATTGGGAATCTTCTTCCTAATGACGATGAATTGCTTCTGGGGGTGACCGATGGTTTTGACTATATCACTCGACCTGGTAATGGAGATGATATAGAAGATTTGGACTTCTTCAGTAGTGGTGGAGGGTTGGACTTGGGAGAAAAACAAATAAGTTGTGACATTTCAACTGCCAGGTTGGGGGGATCAAGTAATTCTATTGCTGAGGAAAACCCATCTAGAACACTATTCGTgagaaatattaatatcaatgtTGAAGATATTGAATTGCGAGCTGTTTTTGGT CAATATGGAGACATTCGCAGTCTCTATACAGCTTGCAAACATCGAGGCTTTGTTATGATATCATATTATGATCTACGAGCAGCCCAAAATGCTATGAACGCACTTCAAAACAAGCCACTGATGCATAAAAAGCTTGACATACATTTCTCGATTCCAAAG GGCAACCCTTCTGAGGAAGATAGCAATCAAGGTACCCTTGCAATTTCTAAGCTTGATTTTGCTGTGACAAATGATGAACTCCGAAAACTGTTTAGTGTATATGGAGACATCAAGGAG ATTCGTGATGTTCCTCATAGGTGTCATCACAAATTAATAGATTTCTATGATGTTAGAGCCGCTGAGGCTGCTCATCATGCATTAAGCAGAAGAGAATTAGCAGGGAAGCCTGAACTAACACATCCTGATGGTAATACGCG TTTTATGCAGTCATTTCGTGAGCTCGAGCAAGATTATATCAGTCCATATCTGCAACAAAGTAGTTCCTTTGATGTGAATACAGGTTTTG GACTAGCTTCACATGGGCAAATAACATCTTTTAGTATGGAGAACAGCAATAGACTGGGTGTTAACTATTCAACGGGATCCCCGGTTAGTCAATACCAAGATATTGCATTTCAACATGGGGTATCGTCCAGTGTTCCAAGCAACTTACCCTCTGCTATCAGAGCGGAATTACTCGGACTACAGTCCAGCATTACTGACTCTGGTCACTTGTTGAGCAAGAGAAGCTTAGAAATTCCAAGTGCACCAATTTTCCATCCACATTCCCTTCCAGACCACCCTGATGAATCTG TAGTTTTTTCATCTACTGGAAGTGAGAGCTATGTCCCTCCTCTACCACATCATTATATGTGGAATAATTCATCTATGCTTCACAGCGTTGGGTTCGGCAATAATGATATCTCCCAACATATGTGGTCCAATTCCCCATCAAATCTTAATGGGATCTTTTCTCCTCAGCACTTGCAAAAAATGCACACATTTCATAGACCACCGAATCATATGTTGAATACAAATTTACCTATAAGTAGCAATCAGGTGGGATCGGCTCCATCTGTTGATCCTTCTCTTTGGGACAGAAGGCCTGTTTATGCAGGGGAATCCCCTGATGCTTCATATTTTCAACCAGGACCTTTTGGAAATATGAGAAATAACAGCAACTCACTGCATCCTCTAGAATTTGTTTCTCCAGACATCTTTCCGGGTTTTGGCGGGAATTGTTTCGATCTGCCAATTGCTTCAAAAGTACTGCAATCACCACAGCAGAGCTCTATGATGTTTCTCAGCAGTGGTCAAATGTATCCTCGAATGAGTCCATTTAATTCTTCTCATGAACGAATGAAGGGCCGTCGAAATGAGGGAGTTTCCAATCAGGCTGACAGTAAGAAACAGTACGAGCTTGACATTGACCGCATAATCCGTGGTGAAGACAAGCGTACAACACTTATGATCAAGAACATTCCCAAcaa ATATACTTCAAAAATGCTCTTGGCTGCAATAGATGAGCATCATCGGGGGACTTATGATTTTATCTACTTGCCCATTGATTTTAAG AATAAATGCAATGTGGGCTATGCATTTATAAACATGACCGATCCTTCCTTGATAATCCCATTCTCTCAG GCATTCAATGGGAAGAAATGGGAAAAATTCAACAGTGAAAAGGTGGCATCATTAGCTTATGCGCGCATACAGGGAAAAGCTTCCCTTATTGCCCACTTTCAGAATTCAAGCTTAATGAATGAGGATAAGCGCTGCCGGCCAATTCTTTTTAATACTGAAGGACCTAATGCAGGTGATCAG GTGCCATTTCCTATGGGCGTGAGTGTTCGTTCCAAATCTACCAAAAACAGAACTGGCACAACCGATGAAAATCATTTAGAAACCTCAGCGTACTCAAGCAACGGAGAGGAATCAAGCAGGGACTCTTCTTCACGTTCCTCAAGAAACGCGGATTAA
- the LOC108193481 gene encoding protein MEI2-like 4 isoform X5, with translation MDLYALPPSSYFSERQVGFWKTDSMPESYGLKGEGMSQAAGKNLFASSPLDYRMFADSSLVTLSPSDALHGHFVPATSEYEEEEPFESPEEIEAQTIGNLLPNDDELLLGVTDGFDYITRPGNGDDIEDLDFFSSGGGLDLGEKQISCDISTARLGGSSNSIAEENPSRTLFVRNININVEDIELRAVFGQYGDIRSLYTACKHRGFVMISYYDLRAAQNAMNALQNKPLMHKKLDIHFSIPKGNPSEEDSNQGTLAISKLDFAVTNDELRKLFSVYGDIKEIRDVPHRCHHKLIDFYDVRAAEAAHHALSRRELAGKPELTHPDGNTRFMQSFRELEQDYISPYLQQSSSFDVNTGLASHGQITSFSMENSNRLGVNYSTGSPVSQYQDIAFQHGVSSSVPSNLPSAIRAELLGLQSSITDSGHLLSKRSLEIPSAPIFHPHSLPDHPDESVVFSSTGSESYVPPLPHHYMWNNSSMLHSVGFGNNDISQHMWSNSPSNLNGIFSPQHLQKMHTFHRPPNHMLNTNLPISSNQVGSAPSVDPSLWDRRPVYAGESPDASYFQPGPFGNMRNNSNSLHPLEFVSPDIFPGFGGNCFDLPIASKVLQSPQQSSMMFLSSGQMYPRMSPFNSSHERMKGRRNEGVSNQADSKKQYELDIDRIIRGEDKRTTLMIKNIPNKYTSKMLLAAIDEHHRGTYDFIYLPIDFKNKCNVGYAFINMTDPSLIIPFSQAFNGKKWEKFNSEKVASLAYARIQGKASLIAHFQNSSLMNEDKRCRPILFNTEGPNAGDQVPFPMGVSVRSKSTKNRTGTTDENHLETSAYSSNGEESSRDSSSRSSRNAD, from the exons ATGGACCTCTATGCTTTGCCTCCGTCATCATATTTTTCTGAG CGACAAGTTGGCTTCTGGAAGACGGATAGCATGCCTGAAAGCTACG GCTTAAAAGGAGAAGGAATGTCACAAGCAGCAGGGAAAAATCTATTtgcttcatcaccactggactATCGAATGTTTGCGGATTCTTCTTTGG TGACATTGTCACCCAGTGATGCTCTACACGGCCATTTTGTTCCTGCTACTTCCGAGTACGAAGAAGAGGAACCATTTGAGTCACCAGAAGAAATTGAAGCCCAAACCATTGGGAATCTTCTTCCTAATGACGATGAATTGCTTCTGGGGGTGACCGATGGTTTTGACTATATCACTCGACCTGGTAATGGAGATGATATAGAAGATTTGGACTTCTTCAGTAGTGGTGGAGGGTTGGACTTGGGAGAAAAACAAATAAGTTGTGACATTTCAACTGCCAGGTTGGGGGGATCAAGTAATTCTATTGCTGAGGAAAACCCATCTAGAACACTATTCGTgagaaatattaatatcaatgtTGAAGATATTGAATTGCGAGCTGTTTTTGGT CAATATGGAGACATTCGCAGTCTCTATACAGCTTGCAAACATCGAGGCTTTGTTATGATATCATATTATGATCTACGAGCAGCCCAAAATGCTATGAACGCACTTCAAAACAAGCCACTGATGCATAAAAAGCTTGACATACATTTCTCGATTCCAAAG GGCAACCCTTCTGAGGAAGATAGCAATCAAGGTACCCTTGCAATTTCTAAGCTTGATTTTGCTGTGACAAATGATGAACTCCGAAAACTGTTTAGTGTATATGGAGACATCAAGGAG ATTCGTGATGTTCCTCATAGGTGTCATCACAAATTAATAGATTTCTATGATGTTAGAGCCGCTGAGGCTGCTCATCATGCATTAAGCAGAAGAGAATTAGCAGGGAAGCCTGAACTAACACATCCTGATGGTAATACGCG TTTTATGCAGTCATTTCGTGAGCTCGAGCAAGATTATATCAGTCCATATCTGCAACAAAGTAGTTCCTTTGATGTGAATACAG GACTAGCTTCACATGGGCAAATAACATCTTTTAGTATGGAGAACAGCAATAGACTGGGTGTTAACTATTCAACGGGATCCCCGGTTAGTCAATACCAAGATATTGCATTTCAACATGGGGTATCGTCCAGTGTTCCAAGCAACTTACCCTCTGCTATCAGAGCGGAATTACTCGGACTACAGTCCAGCATTACTGACTCTGGTCACTTGTTGAGCAAGAGAAGCTTAGAAATTCCAAGTGCACCAATTTTCCATCCACATTCCCTTCCAGACCACCCTGATGAATCTG TAGTTTTTTCATCTACTGGAAGTGAGAGCTATGTCCCTCCTCTACCACATCATTATATGTGGAATAATTCATCTATGCTTCACAGCGTTGGGTTCGGCAATAATGATATCTCCCAACATATGTGGTCCAATTCCCCATCAAATCTTAATGGGATCTTTTCTCCTCAGCACTTGCAAAAAATGCACACATTTCATAGACCACCGAATCATATGTTGAATACAAATTTACCTATAAGTAGCAATCAGGTGGGATCGGCTCCATCTGTTGATCCTTCTCTTTGGGACAGAAGGCCTGTTTATGCAGGGGAATCCCCTGATGCTTCATATTTTCAACCAGGACCTTTTGGAAATATGAGAAATAACAGCAACTCACTGCATCCTCTAGAATTTGTTTCTCCAGACATCTTTCCGGGTTTTGGCGGGAATTGTTTCGATCTGCCAATTGCTTCAAAAGTACTGCAATCACCACAGCAGAGCTCTATGATGTTTCTCAGCAGTGGTCAAATGTATCCTCGAATGAGTCCATTTAATTCTTCTCATGAACGAATGAAGGGCCGTCGAAATGAGGGAGTTTCCAATCAGGCTGACAGTAAGAAACAGTACGAGCTTGACATTGACCGCATAATCCGTGGTGAAGACAAGCGTACAACACTTATGATCAAGAACATTCCCAAcaa ATATACTTCAAAAATGCTCTTGGCTGCAATAGATGAGCATCATCGGGGGACTTATGATTTTATCTACTTGCCCATTGATTTTAAG AATAAATGCAATGTGGGCTATGCATTTATAAACATGACCGATCCTTCCTTGATAATCCCATTCTCTCAG GCATTCAATGGGAAGAAATGGGAAAAATTCAACAGTGAAAAGGTGGCATCATTAGCTTATGCGCGCATACAGGGAAAAGCTTCCCTTATTGCCCACTTTCAGAATTCAAGCTTAATGAATGAGGATAAGCGCTGCCGGCCAATTCTTTTTAATACTGAAGGACCTAATGCAGGTGATCAG GTGCCATTTCCTATGGGCGTGAGTGTTCGTTCCAAATCTACCAAAAACAGAACTGGCACAACCGATGAAAATCATTTAGAAACCTCAGCGTACTCAAGCAACGGAGAGGAATCAAGCAGGGACTCTTCTTCACGTTCCTCAAGAAACGCGGATTAA
- the LOC108193481 gene encoding protein MEI2-like 4 isoform X2 has product MDLYALPPSSYFSERQVGFWKTDSMPESYVSSGLKGEGMSQAAGKNLFASSPLDYRMFADSSLVTLSPSDALHGHFVPATSEYEEEEPFESPEEIEAQTIGNLLPNDDELLLGVTDGFDYITRPGNGDDIEDLDFFSSGGGLDLGEKQISCDISTARLGGSSNSIAEENPSRTLFVRNININVEDIELRAVFGQYGDIRSLYTACKHRGFVMISYYDLRAAQNAMNALQNKPLMHKKLDIHFSIPKGNPSEEDSNQGTLAISKLDFAVTNDELRKLFSVYGDIKEIRDVPHRCHHKLIDFYDVRAAEAAHHALSRRELAGKPELTHPDGNTRFMQSFRELEQDYISPYLQQSSSFDVNTGFGLASHGQITSFSMENSNRLGVNYSTGSPVSQYQDIAFQHGVSSSVPSNLPSAIRAELLGLQSSITDSGHLLSKRSLEIPSAPIFHPHSLPDHPDESVFSSTGSESYVPPLPHHYMWNNSSMLHSVGFGNNDISQHMWSNSPSNLNGIFSPQHLQKMHTFHRPPNHMLNTNLPISSNQVGSAPSVDPSLWDRRPVYAGESPDASYFQPGPFGNMRNNSNSLHPLEFVSPDIFPGFGGNCFDLPIASKVLQSPQQSSMMFLSSGQMYPRMSPFNSSHERMKGRRNEGVSNQADSKKQYELDIDRIIRGEDKRTTLMIKNIPNKYTSKMLLAAIDEHHRGTYDFIYLPIDFKNKCNVGYAFINMTDPSLIIPFSQAFNGKKWEKFNSEKVASLAYARIQGKASLIAHFQNSSLMNEDKRCRPILFNTEGPNAGDQVPFPMGVSVRSKSTKNRTGTTDENHLETSAYSSNGEESSRDSSSRSSRNAD; this is encoded by the exons ATGGACCTCTATGCTTTGCCTCCGTCATCATATTTTTCTGAG CGACAAGTTGGCTTCTGGAAGACGGATAGCATGCCTGAAAGCTACG TTTCATCAGGCTTAAAAGGAGAAGGAATGTCACAAGCAGCAGGGAAAAATCTATTtgcttcatcaccactggactATCGAATGTTTGCGGATTCTTCTTTGG TGACATTGTCACCCAGTGATGCTCTACACGGCCATTTTGTTCCTGCTACTTCCGAGTACGAAGAAGAGGAACCATTTGAGTCACCAGAAGAAATTGAAGCCCAAACCATTGGGAATCTTCTTCCTAATGACGATGAATTGCTTCTGGGGGTGACCGATGGTTTTGACTATATCACTCGACCTGGTAATGGAGATGATATAGAAGATTTGGACTTCTTCAGTAGTGGTGGAGGGTTGGACTTGGGAGAAAAACAAATAAGTTGTGACATTTCAACTGCCAGGTTGGGGGGATCAAGTAATTCTATTGCTGAGGAAAACCCATCTAGAACACTATTCGTgagaaatattaatatcaatgtTGAAGATATTGAATTGCGAGCTGTTTTTGGT CAATATGGAGACATTCGCAGTCTCTATACAGCTTGCAAACATCGAGGCTTTGTTATGATATCATATTATGATCTACGAGCAGCCCAAAATGCTATGAACGCACTTCAAAACAAGCCACTGATGCATAAAAAGCTTGACATACATTTCTCGATTCCAAAG GGCAACCCTTCTGAGGAAGATAGCAATCAAGGTACCCTTGCAATTTCTAAGCTTGATTTTGCTGTGACAAATGATGAACTCCGAAAACTGTTTAGTGTATATGGAGACATCAAGGAG ATTCGTGATGTTCCTCATAGGTGTCATCACAAATTAATAGATTTCTATGATGTTAGAGCCGCTGAGGCTGCTCATCATGCATTAAGCAGAAGAGAATTAGCAGGGAAGCCTGAACTAACACATCCTGATGGTAATACGCG TTTTATGCAGTCATTTCGTGAGCTCGAGCAAGATTATATCAGTCCATATCTGCAACAAAGTAGTTCCTTTGATGTGAATACAGGTTTTG GACTAGCTTCACATGGGCAAATAACATCTTTTAGTATGGAGAACAGCAATAGACTGGGTGTTAACTATTCAACGGGATCCCCGGTTAGTCAATACCAAGATATTGCATTTCAACATGGGGTATCGTCCAGTGTTCCAAGCAACTTACCCTCTGCTATCAGAGCGGAATTACTCGGACTACAGTCCAGCATTACTGACTCTGGTCACTTGTTGAGCAAGAGAAGCTTAGAAATTCCAAGTGCACCAATTTTCCATCCACATTCCCTTCCAGACCACCCTGATGAATCTG TTTTTTCATCTACTGGAAGTGAGAGCTATGTCCCTCCTCTACCACATCATTATATGTGGAATAATTCATCTATGCTTCACAGCGTTGGGTTCGGCAATAATGATATCTCCCAACATATGTGGTCCAATTCCCCATCAAATCTTAATGGGATCTTTTCTCCTCAGCACTTGCAAAAAATGCACACATTTCATAGACCACCGAATCATATGTTGAATACAAATTTACCTATAAGTAGCAATCAGGTGGGATCGGCTCCATCTGTTGATCCTTCTCTTTGGGACAGAAGGCCTGTTTATGCAGGGGAATCCCCTGATGCTTCATATTTTCAACCAGGACCTTTTGGAAATATGAGAAATAACAGCAACTCACTGCATCCTCTAGAATTTGTTTCTCCAGACATCTTTCCGGGTTTTGGCGGGAATTGTTTCGATCTGCCAATTGCTTCAAAAGTACTGCAATCACCACAGCAGAGCTCTATGATGTTTCTCAGCAGTGGTCAAATGTATCCTCGAATGAGTCCATTTAATTCTTCTCATGAACGAATGAAGGGCCGTCGAAATGAGGGAGTTTCCAATCAGGCTGACAGTAAGAAACAGTACGAGCTTGACATTGACCGCATAATCCGTGGTGAAGACAAGCGTACAACACTTATGATCAAGAACATTCCCAAcaa ATATACTTCAAAAATGCTCTTGGCTGCAATAGATGAGCATCATCGGGGGACTTATGATTTTATCTACTTGCCCATTGATTTTAAG AATAAATGCAATGTGGGCTATGCATTTATAAACATGACCGATCCTTCCTTGATAATCCCATTCTCTCAG GCATTCAATGGGAAGAAATGGGAAAAATTCAACAGTGAAAAGGTGGCATCATTAGCTTATGCGCGCATACAGGGAAAAGCTTCCCTTATTGCCCACTTTCAGAATTCAAGCTTAATGAATGAGGATAAGCGCTGCCGGCCAATTCTTTTTAATACTGAAGGACCTAATGCAGGTGATCAG GTGCCATTTCCTATGGGCGTGAGTGTTCGTTCCAAATCTACCAAAAACAGAACTGGCACAACCGATGAAAATCATTTAGAAACCTCAGCGTACTCAAGCAACGGAGAGGAATCAAGCAGGGACTCTTCTTCACGTTCCTCAAGAAACGCGGATTAA